Part of the Candidatus Kapaibacterium sp. genome, CAACGCAGTGGAAGAGGTTGCGAGTGCTGCCCATGGCCCGAAGGGATAAGGAGGCAAAGCGCGACCGCCTCTTACAGGCCGCTGCAGAGCTTTTTGCACGCAAGGGGTACCATGCTACAAGGGTTGCGGAGATTGCCCAGCGGGCCGGGGTAGCGAAGGGCACCGTTTACGAGTACTTCCCCACGAAGGAGGAGCTCTTCTATGCCCTGCTGGATGGGTGGCTGACGCGGTTTGAGACCGATCTCTCTGAGCACTTGGCGGCAGAGTCCGACCCTCTCCGGCAAGCTGACATTGTACGGGAAGCAGCGGTACAGTTCTACCGCCGTCACGCAGCCCATGCGCCGATCTTCCTTGAGTTCTGGGCCCATGCCCTGCGCAGTTCGGATGGGCGCTTCTTGAGACGAATACAGCGTTTTCGGACCTTCTTAGAGGAGCAGGGCCATCGTCTGACAGAGGCTCTCGTAGCCAGTGGTGTCTTCCTACCCGTGGATGTCCCATCGTTGGTGCGCTTAGAGGCAGGTATCTCGGACGGGATTTTCTTGCTGTGGGTGCTCTCAGGGCGGAGCTTCTCGCTAGAGCGGGCGTACGTGTTCCGGCAATCCGTCCTGGGACTGGGGGTGCTTTCGGAGGCAGCTCGCCAACTGCTGCGTGATAGACTCCAGCAGAAGCTGCGGGAGGGATTCCTCTTGCAGCTACCCAAGCCGGTACAGTCGCCCGAGCCATAGCACCCGATAGGAGTTAAGCCACAGGAGGGGAGCCGCTTCCTCGTCTCCGGAGTTAGGCGAGAAGAGCAGTCGCAATGCAGACGACGCTGTGGGAGCGGGCACGGGATACATGGCTTTTCCAGCGCCGCGCAGAAGATGGAGCCGTGGAAGTAACGGCTGGAACAATTGTCTACGGCGCAGTGGTACGGGCATTCGCTATCGTTGTGGGTAGCCTCACCTTAGCCTCCCTCCTACCCGATGTGTGGCGGTATTGGTGGATCGTCTTGCTGGCACTCTGGGCGGTGGTCTTCTATCCAGCCTACCGCCGCTGGAGCCAGTTTACGCAGGAAGTGCGCCAGCTCAGAGAGGAACTCCTCTGCGGTTCTTGCTGCCACTTCGATGAGACGGGGCAGCTCTGCACACTCCTCGACGAGCATGTTCGCCCCGACTACATCCCGTGCGGTGGTGAGGCTTGGGAACCCTGCGATACCTCAGAAAAGTAGTCGGTAGCCGCGGCGTAATTTTGCGCGAAACTGCAGTACTGATGAGGGTCCAAAATGCCTGTGATCGCGATAGACGGCCATCGAGTAGAGGCTCCAGCCGGTAAGACCATCATTGAAGCCGCGTACGAGAGTGGATTGCAAATCCCGCACTTCTGCTGGCATCCGGCGCTGTCCGTTGCTGGCAACTGCCGCATGTGCCTAGTAGAGGTTGGGCTTCCCAAGCGGCGCTCCGATGGCACCATTGAAGTGGATGAGAAGGGGCAGCCTGTCATCGAGTTCCTGCCAAAGCTCCAAATTGCTTGTGCGACGCCTATTGCTGATGGGATGGTGGTACGCACGAAGAGCGAGCGCGCTGTCCGGGCACAGGAGGCCGTGATGGAGTTTTTGCTCATTAACCACCCGCTGGACTGCCCTATCTGCGACGAGGCTGGGCAGTGTAAGCTCCAAGAGTATGCCTTCCGCCACAGTCGGGGTGTCAGCCGGTTTACGGAGGAGAAGGTCCACAAGCCCAAGCGAGTTATCTGGGGGCCGACGATCATCTTCGACGCTGAGCGGTGTATCCTCTGCTCGCGGTGCATCCGTTTTGCCAACGAGATTGCTAAGCAGCCGGTGCTCACCTTCGTAGAGCGGAACGACCATGTGACCATCGAGCTCTATCCCGGCACGGAGTTCGACAACCCGTACTCTATGAACGTCATCGAACTCTGCCCCGTAGGAGCGTTAACTAGCCGTGACTTCCGCTTTCGGGCGCGAGTGTGGGAGATGAGCTTCACGGACTCTATCTGCCCGGGATGTGCCCGTGGGTGCAATATCCGGATTGGTGTCCGGAACAACGAAATCCTGCGTCTGGAGCCACGCCGCAACTTGCGTGTCAACCAGTACTGGATGTGTGATGAAGGGCGGTTGACACAGTATGGCTTCGTAAACCACAATCGTGTTGATGGAGCATGGCTTCGCCGAGTCAGCACGGAGAAGCCAGAATCGGTCTCCTGGGAAGAGGCATATGAGGCTGTGGCTTCAGTGTTGCGCCGCTACAAGCCTAGCGAGATTGCAATCATCGGCTCAGGCCGGCTGACAAACGAGGACGCCTATGCTCTGGTCAAGTTCGCCCGCACGGTGCTAAAGACCCCCAACATGGACTTCCCGCGGCGGGAGGATCCTTACTTCGAGGATGACTTCCTCCGCTGCCGTGACCGTAACCCGAACACGACTGGTGTTGTGGAAATTGGCCTCAAGCCCGGGGCTGGAGGAGTGAATCTGGTGGAGCTCCCGCAGAAGGTGCGGTATGGTGCTGTCCGGGTGCTCTACGTTGTAGAGGAAGACGTAGCATCCATCTCCCCAGAGTTGCGGCAAGCGTTGGAGGAGGCAGAGATCGTCATTGTCCATGCGACGAACCATAACGAAACCACGAAGCGCTCCCACATCGTGTTGGCAACGACTACCTACGCCGAGCTCGAGGGGACTTACACGAACATCCAGCGGTATGTTCAGCTCTTGCGGCCTGCTGTGGCCACAAAAGAGCGGGAGCGCTACACGGGAATGCAGATGAGCCGGTGGGACAAGTTCGGTGCCTGGAACGACCGCTGGACCCATGGACCCCGTCGGAACTGCCGGCAGACATGGCAGCATCTTAAGGAGATCGCTCGGCTTCTGGGAACGTTGTGGAAGTGGCATCGCTCTGAGGACGTCTTCCGAGAGCTAGCTCAGGAAGTGCCGAGCTTTTCTGGCATGACCTACGAGTTGCTAGAAGCCTATCAAGGAGTAGCATTGGGCAGGGGATTGGCTCCTGAACCTGTGCCGGCTATGCGGTATGAGTCGCATGTCTTGAAGCCATAGGGCGGCGATGACAGAGCTACTGGTGCAGCTTGTGGTCGCCGGTATCAAGGCCTTCATCGTCATCAACACCGTCCTTTTGGCAGCAGCGGGGTTAGTGTATGCCGAACGCCGCATTGCGGCATGGATCCAGGACCGGATTGGTCCCAACCGTGTTGGCCCATTCGGCCTCCTGCAGCCGTTTGCTGACGTCATCAAGCTGTACTTCAAGGAGGACCTGGTGCCAGCACTGGCTGATCGGGCATACCACCGGCTGGCACCGTGGATTTCCATTACGGTCGCGCTGAGCCTCTACGCTGTCATCCCAATAGCTGACTCTGTCGTCATTGGTGGCCAGCGCATCCCGCTCGCGATAGCGCCGAACATTAACGTTGGGGTGCTCTACATCCTGGCGATGGCTTCTATCGGTGTCTATGGGATTGTGCTGGCAGGCTGGGCATCCAACAACAAGTACTCTCTCCTCGGAGGTCTGCGCTCTTCGGCGCAGATGATCTCCTACGAGTTAGCACTAGGGCTGTCGATCGTGGGTGTCGTGATGGTGGCGGGGACATTAGACTTAGCCGAGATCATTGCCCGCCAGCAGCACGTTTGGAATATCGTCTACCAGCCCCTGGGCTTCCTGCTATTCCTCATTGCCTCGTTTGCGGAGACCAATCGTGCACCGTTCGACCTGCCAGAGGCTGAGCCAGAACTGGTCGGAGGCTACCACACGGAGTACTCTGGCATGAAGTTCGGGCTTTTCTTCCTAGCGGAGTACTCCAATATGGTGGTGGCCTCACTCATGATGGTAGTGCTCTTCTTAGGCGGGTGGCATGTGCCCTTCATACCGGAACTCCCGCGGTGGTTAGGGCTGCAGGAAGGGTCCATTGGGCTGGCTCTCTTCCAGGCAGGGGTGACGCTGGCGAAGACCGCTGTGCTGCTCTTTCTCTTCATCTGGGTACGCTGGACGGTGCCGCGCTTTCGCTACGATCAGCTGATGCGCTTAGGTTGGCGTGTTCTCCTACCTCTCGCGCTGCTGAACATCGTTTTAACAGGTGCTGTGTTGCTCGCGCTGGAGTACGTTGTACGTTAACCGACGGAGGCAGCGATGAACGTAAAGGAGAATACGGAAGCCCAGCGAATGAGCTTCTGGGAGAAGCTCTACCTGCCGGCCATCGTGCAGGGCCTGGGCATCACGCTGCGGCAGATGTTCAAGCCGAAGTTCACGCGGCAGTATCCAGAGGAGCGCTGGGAACCGCTGGGTTCGTACCGGGGCCGTCCGGTGTTGGTGCTGGACGAAGACGGGGAGCGGTGCGTGGCTTGTGGACTCTGTTCGCGCGTCTGTCCAGCGCTTGCCATTGAAGTGCAGGCTGCTGAGACGGAGCGCGAGAAGGAGCGTTATCCGGTCAAGTTCGAAATCAACATGCTGCGCTGCATCTACTGCGGCTACTGCGAAGAGGTCTGCCCTGAGGAGGCCATCGTGATGAGCAAGGACTACGAGCTAGTCTTTGAGGACCGCGAGTCCGCCATCTTCGGTAAAGAGCAGCTCTTGGTGCCAGTTGAGCAGCTGCAAGACCGGCTGGAGTTCCTTCGGCGCTACAAGTAGCGCTGCCCAATGTTAGAGCGTGATTGGCTCCTCCTGAGTACGCTGTCGGAGTCGGCGGAGTTCACGTTCGTAACGTCGAAGCTCGTGGTCGTAGCGTTGCAGCTCTCGGTAGTAGCGCTGTAGTTCCTGTCCATAACGACGGGCTTCCTCTTGGTGTCGCTGGAGTTCCCGTCGGAGGGCACGGAGACGGTCCTGGAACTCCCGGCGCAATCTATCCCTTTGCCGCTGGAACCGCTGCTGGCACTGCTCCAGCGAGCGCTGGAGTTCCTGCAAGTGGTGTTGGAGCTGGTCGTTCCAGCAGTGGAATGGAGAGCGGAGAAGCAAACGGAGCTGTGGTGCAGTGTCCGGGATACCTCCGTCAAGGGCTACGGGAATAGCCTGTGGGAACACGCTATAGACCGCGCTCTTCCGAATCTCTCGCGGAGGGCTCGGAGGAGGCGGAGGAACTGGGGGTGCTATCTTCCAGGGCCGTCGGTACTTCTGCAATAGCGAGTCCAATGGTGCTGGTGGTAGAAGCCGAAAAGGGTCACCGTTCTCGAAGGGTGGCAGTAGGCGGAACAGCCCGTTGTCTTTAGGGTCGGGGGACTGCCGTTCCTTTGGGAATAGCCAGATCCGCAGGGAGTCCCGCGGTATGCTGAAGAAGTGGAGGCGGGGTGCCTTATCCCAATGCTCGGTGGAGTCAGGGTGCCGAGGTATGGGGAGCCAGCGCGACCAAGAGGAGTCCTGCACAGGGTCTTCTGGAGTGCTCAGGAGAGCAACGACTGCCTTGAGGACACCGATGCTGTGGGTTAGCCACCACATCAGGGCTCTTTCCCCTTCCTGTTGTGACTCCTTCTATCGGCCGTACCTGCGGTGTTAGAGGGATTGGCGGGCTAAGAGGTTTGGTGCACGCAGGAATACATCATACGGCCCTCCCGGTGATGGGTTGGCCGAGTGTAGACTGGGCGGCGCGTTGTTGAGTCGTTACGGCGGGGGCCTTTCAGCACCGAGCCTACGAACTCTGCTGGTCTGTGCGGCCCGCTATTAGCGGCCGTAGGAGGTCTATCGGGATTGGAAAGACGATCGTAGAATTTCGCTCACTGGCAATCTCCGTAAGCGTCTGCAGGAAGCGTAGCTGCAAGGCCACGGGGTACTGCTGAATCGTCTGGGCAGCTTCAGCTAGGCGCTGAGCAGCTTGGTATTCGCCTTCGGCGCTGATGATCTTGGAGCGGCGTTCACGCTCAGCCTCTGCCTGCCGTGCCATAGCCCGCTGCATCTCCACTGGCAGGTCGATCTGCTTGAGCTCTACGGCTGTCACTTTGACGCCCCAGGGCTCGGTATGGCTGTCAATGATCTCCTGGAGGTGCCGATTGATCTTCTCCCGTTCCGCTAGAATGTCGTCCAGTTCCGACTGTCCCAGCACGCTCCGCAGCGTCGTTTGCGCAATCTGGCTGGTAGCAAAGAGGTAGTTCTCCACCTCATTGATGGCTCTCTCTGGGTCCACGACACGGAAGTAGACGACGGCATTGACCTTGATGGAGACGTTGTCGCGAGTGATGACATCCTGCGAGGGAACTTCCATCGCGACAGTCCGTAAGCTCACCTTGATCATGCGGTCGATGAAGGGAATCAGTAGTACCAGGCCTGGGCCTTTGGACCCAATGAGGCGACCGAGACGGAAGACAACACCGCGTTCATACTCGTTCAAGACCCGCAAGGCTGAGCTTAGGAAAATCACTGCAAGCAGGAGCAGAACCAGCAGTTCCATAGCACCTTAGGCTTCGTTGGTGGAACTGGCTACTGCAAGTTACGACGAATCTGGAGTGACAGACTGCAGCTGTTGAGCTGCATCTATTGGTTCGACGTGGAGCACGAACCCCTCGCGTCGGACGATGCGAACCTGAGTGCCTGGCTCTATTAGCTGCGGAGCTGTAGCCCACCAGAGCTCGCCCATCAGGCGTACCCGCCCGCGCGTATCTGGCATAATCCGCTCTACAACTACGGCTGTCAGCCCAATCAACCCTTCGCCGCCACTGTACGGACGGCGTAACTGTGCCTGGATGCCCTTACCCAAGATCCACCCGAAGAACACCACGCTCCCTATGACCGTTGGGAGGATGACCGACCACGAGATACGCATGAACTCTAGCGGGGAGTCAATGAGCATGATGGAGCCCAGCAGCAGCGAGATGAGCCCTGCCAAGGTTAGCAGACCGTAGCTGGTGATCTTGAGCTCCAGCAGGAACAGTACGATAGACACCGCGATGAGCGCTAACCCCGCGTAGTTGACAGGCAACATCTGGAGAGCATAAGCGCCCAAGATAAGGCAGATGGCCCCAACTACACCGGGCACAATAGCTCCGGGGTTGTACAGCTCGAAGAGCAGCCCGTAGATGCCCAACATCAGTAGGATGTAGGCGATGTCGGGATTGCTCAGCAGGGCTAGGAGGCGCTGCCGCCAGTTCATCTGGACCTCCTCGATGCGGGCCTCAGCCGTCCGAAGCTTTCGGACACCGGAGGGGAGCTCAACGGAACGGCCATCCAGGACTTTCAGAAGGGAGTCCAACGAAGGGGCGATGAGGTCTATGACCTTTTCACGGAGCGCTTCCCGTTCAGTACTGGAGATACTACGCCGCACGGCATCTTCAGCCCACCGCACGTTGCGCTTGCGCTGTTGAGCAATGCTGCGGGCAAATGCAGCAGCATCGTTTGTGATTTTGTTTGCCATCACTGAGTCTGGGCTCTCTCCGCCTAAGCCTACAGGGTGTGCTGCTCCAATGTTCGTCCCTGGTGCCATCACCGCTACGTGAGCCGCTAGCGTGATGAAGACCCCAGCAGACCCAGCCCGTGCTCCCGAGGGGGCTATGTAGACCACAACGGGGATGGGGGACTGTAGGAGCTCCTGCACAATGCTCCGCGTGGACTCCAGCAGACCTCCAGGGGTGTTGAGCCGGAGGATGACCGCCTCAGCCCCTTGCTCTTTGCCCGTACGCAGCAGCATCGTGATGTACTCAGCCGTCGCTGGGTTGATAGCTCCCTCTATCGTGCCCACCAGCACGACCGGCTGGCTGCTCTGAGTAGAGAGGGTGGCCACGAGGGACAGGACAGGAGCCAGTAGTGGCATGGCAGCGGAGGCTCAGCTCTGGTGCAAGATTACGAAAAATCCACATACGCGAAAACCAGTAGCACCTCGTCTACCCAAGGTGGAGAAAATAGGGAGGGCGCCATGTGGGCGGTAGTAAGTGTCGCTGCCGGAGTGCTCATTCTTGGATGTGCAACTCCGTCCGGAACGTACCGAGACTACTTTGGCTTCCGCAACACACCTCTAGAGCGTCAAAAGCTAGACTCGCTAGAGGTTGCAGCCTCTCCAGTACGCTCCAGCGAGAGGTCGACGACAACGTACGTTGTCGTCCCGGAGACCTATGTTGTTGTCCCCGACTGGGCGTACGCTGATTGGTATGCTCCCTGGCAACCATCGGTCTACTACTGCCGTCCTGTGTACTACCGCTGGGGATATTGGCGCTACTACCCCTGGTACTGGTATGCGCCGCCCGTCGTGGTTGTCGTGCCCGCAGACCGTGTCCCAGAGCCTCCGGTGCGGGTACGCACCTTTGGTCCCTCGCGGGGCTCTGTGGAATCTATCCGGGCAATTCCGGTGGGAGAAGGGGGCGGTGGACGCTCACGGGAGAGGGCATCCTCAGATACTGCTTCCCCGCCATCTTTAGGGCTGTCTTCGGATACTACCTCCCTGCGCGGCCGCCCAAGAGGCGAGGAGTCTATTTGGGCTCAGCCAGTACAGGAGCCGTCGGCTCAGTCCCAGAGACGGAGTGAGCAGACTTCGGAGCAGGGTGGAGGACGGACTCGATCCGACAAGGCCGAGAAGGCAACCAAAGGGGACGAGGGGGTTACGGTTCGAACGCGTAGCAAGCGGGATGACATCAAGGAAGGTGGGGGACGCTCTCGGGGTAAGGCCCGCCCCTGAGACTTCCTGCAAAAGCTACCGAAGAGACTGCTTGGGAAGGGTGTAGAGCGTGGCACGAGAGGATCATGCTCAATCCGGCTCCGGGAAGCCCTCTTCGTCAGCAGTGGGAAATGCAGCGCTGCGAATCTGGACGACCCGGAGTTCTGCCTGCTCTAGGTACTGTCGGCAGCTTGCGATGAGTTGCATTGCTTCCTCGTAGAGCTGGAGCAGTTGCTCCAGCGGAAGCGTGCCACGATCCAGTAAGGACACGATCTCTTCCAGGCGAGCAAGCTGGCTTTCAAAGGAGGGAGAGCTGTTCTCGCTCATAGGAGTTCCCGTCGGTAGGGACAGTGCTGGGGACGGAGTCGGATTCTAGCGGTAGCACGTGTGTCAGGCGTGCGAATGCCCGCTCATGGAGGCGGATGATTTCTACCCGTGACAGACCCTGCAGTGAGGTATCAGGCGGAATGTAGCGCCCGTGGGCCCGCAGAAGGGCGAAGCCCCGCCGCAATGGTGCCAGAGGGTAGAGGCTTTGGCAGTGGGCTTCCAGAGCTGCCAGACGGTGACGGGCCTGCTGGAGACCACGCTCAACTGCACGGGCAAGGCGTTCCGAGAGCTCATCAACATCCTGCATCGCCAGGTGGATGCGCTCCTGGAAGCGTCGGAAGGCTGGATGGTCCGATAGCCACTGGAGACGAGTCCGTCCCAACTCCAGAGCCCGGGATGCTGCTTTCCAGAGCCGCTGTTCGGACTGGTCGAGCCACTCCAAGAGAGCCTGCTGCCCGAACTGAGAGACCAGCTCCGCTGCGGCCGTCGGTGTCGGAGCGCGTACGTCTGCAACGAAGTCGGCAATCGTGTAGTCCACTTCATGCCCGACAGCAGACACAACCGGGATGCGGGAAGAGTAGATGGCTTCTGCCACCTCTATCGTGTTGAAAGCCCACAGGTCCTCCAGTGAGCCGCCCCCACGGCCGACGATGATGACCTGCGCATCCGTTTGGTTGAGGTCTGCGATTGCCTGTGCAATATCTGCAGGCGCACCCTCTCCCTGCACGAGTGTTGGACGGAAGTAGACCGTAGCGGCTGGCATGCGACGGCGGAGCGTAGTGAGCATGTCATGGAGCGCTGCTCCACTAGGTGAAGTAGCAATCCCGATCCGGAGGATGAGCCGCGGCAGCGGTCGCTTCCGCTCCTCTGCAAACCATCCCCGGGCCTGGAGCTCTTGCTTCAGCCGCTCGAAGGCCTCGTAGAGGCTCCCGATCCCGTCCGGACGCAAGCTCCAACAGTCCAGTTGGTACTGCCCGCGCTGGGGACGGACGGTGATGGCTCCCTCCGCTATGACCCGCATGCCGTCTTGGGGTTCGAAGCTTAAGACCCGGCTCCGCCAAAGGACGCAGGCAATCTGTGCCGTCTCGTCCTTGAGCGTAAAGTACCGATGCCCCGAGCTGTGCAGCTTGTAGTTGGAAATCTCCCCGCGGACACGCACGTACGGGAAACTCTCCTCCAGCAGGAGCTGGAGCTGCCGCGTCAGCTCACCAACACTTAGCGTCGGGATTTCTATCGCCATCACTGGAAGAGCTGCAGGCTGAACCGCACGAAGAAGGGGACGAAGACCAGGCTTAGGATGGCCATGAGCTTGATGAGGATGTTCAGCGAGGGCCCCGAGGTGTCTTTGAACGGGTCACCAACGGTGTCCCCGATGACGGCAGCTTTGTGGGCCTCAGAGCCCTTGCCGCCGAGGTAGCCCTTCTCGATGTACTTCTTGGCGTTGTCCCAGGCAGCTCCGGAATTTGCCATGCTGGTTGCCAACGCGACGCCAGAGACGATAGCACCGATGAGGACTCCAGCGAGCATCTTCAACCCGAAGAGGAAGCCTACCACCAACGGGGTTCCCAGCACCAAGAGCCCTGGAGCCACCATCTCCCGCAGCGAAGCCTTGGTGGAGATGTCCACGCACTGTCGGTAGTCTGCTCTGGCCTTCCCCTCCAGCAGCCCAGGGATGGTGCGGAACTGGCGGCGGACCTCCTCAATCATGTCGAAAGCGGCTCGGCCTACCGCGCGCATGGTCATAGCTGAGAAGGCGAAGGGGAGGACACCTCCAACTAGGAGCCCCGCTAGGACCCAGGGATCAAGCAGGCTAGTGGTGTGGAGGATGTCCAGCTCAGGGGCGAACTCCTGGGCCCGGGTAACGAAGGCAGAGAAGAGCGCCAGTGCGGTTAGGGCTGCCGAACCAATGGCGAAGCCCTTGCCAATGGCGGCCGTCGTGTTGCCTGCTGCATCCAGGACGTCCGTGCGCTGCCGAATCTCAGGGCCCATGCCACCCATCTCAGCGATGCCGCCAGCGTTGTCGGCCACGGGGCCATAGGCGTCTATTGTAAGCGCCGTTGCGATGGTTCCCAGCATACCGAGCGCTGCAACGGCTACCCCATACATACCCCCTAGCGTGTAGCCGGTGATGGCTGTCAGGGCCAACAGGAGCGCCGGTACAATGGCGCTGTTGTAGCCGACCGCCAATCCGCCGATGATCACCGTAGCAGCACCCGTTCGGGCGGAGTCGGCTAGTTGCTGCACTGGGCGGAAGCGGTTGGAGGAGAAGTAGTCCGTCACAATCCCAGTCAGCAGGCCCGCTACCAGCCCGACGAGCACGCAGAAGAAGATTCCCAGCGCCGTGTACTGCTGGCCGAAGATGATGAACGTCTCTGGCAGCATAGTCTGTGAGGCAACGTAGGCTCCGATGCCCAGGAGTACAGTTGCGATGAGCAAGCTTCGGCGCAGTGCATTCTCGACATCAGCCTCTGTCCGGACGCGAGTCAGCAGCACAGCAATGAGGCTACAGAGCACCCCAATGGCGCTGATAGCCAGCGGGAAGAGGAGTGCCGGTAGGTTGTCTGGGAAAGCAACTGCTCCGATGACCAGCGCAGCACACGTGCTCTCTGCCACCGAGCCGAAGAGGTCTGCCCCCATGCCAGCGATGTCGCCGACGTTGTCGCCGACATTGTCGGCAATCACAGCCGGGTTGCGGGGATCATCCTCCGGGATGCCCGTCTCCACCTTTCCTACGAGGTCTGCCCCGACGTCAGCCGCCTTCGTGTAGATGCCGCCGCCGACACGGGCAAAGAGCGCCACACTGGAGCCCCCAAGGGCGAAGCCAGAGAGGACCTCCATGACGGTGCGCTTTTCCACACCATGCAGCACGGCGTCCAAACCAAGGTAGACGACAACCAGTCCCACGATCGCGATCCCCGCCAGCCCGAAGCCCATCACAGCACCGGAGTGGAACGCTGTGCGAAAGGCATGCGCTAGCGAGATGCGAGCGGAAGCGGCTGTACGCACGTTCCCATGCGTAGCGATCCGCATTCCGATGAAGCCGGCCAATACTGAGCAGAAGGCCCCACAGAGGAAGGCAATCGCCGTGTAGACTCCCTCGCGAACTGGGGTTAAGGGGTCGTCAATGAGGAGGGCAATGAGCACAGCGAACCCGAGCATGTAGAGCCCTAGGACACGGTACTCCCGCAGCAGGAAAGCCATTGCCCCCTCGGCAATCGCATCGGCAATGTCCCGGAGGCGTCGGGCCTCTTCAGGCGAGGCTGCCCCAGCCTCTACGGAGACGGCCAAGACGCGTTG contains:
- a CDS encoding TetR/AcrR family transcriptional regulator; translated protein: MARRDKEAKRDRLLQAAAELFARKGYHATRVAEIAQRAGVAKGTVYEYFPTKEELFYALLDGWLTRFETDLSEHLAAESDPLRQADIVREAAVQFYRRHAAHAPIFLEFWAHALRSSDGRFLRRIQRFRTFLEEQGHRLTEALVASGVFLPVDVPSLVRLEAGISDGIFLLWVLSGRSFSLERAYVFRQSVLGLGVLSEAARQLLRDRLQQKLREGFLLQLPKPVQSPEP
- a CDS encoding 2Fe-2S iron-sulfur cluster-binding protein, which produces MPVIAIDGHRVEAPAGKTIIEAAYESGLQIPHFCWHPALSVAGNCRMCLVEVGLPKRRSDGTIEVDEKGQPVIEFLPKLQIACATPIADGMVVRTKSERAVRAQEAVMEFLLINHPLDCPICDEAGQCKLQEYAFRHSRGVSRFTEEKVHKPKRVIWGPTIIFDAERCILCSRCIRFANEIAKQPVLTFVERNDHVTIELYPGTEFDNPYSMNVIELCPVGALTSRDFRFRARVWEMSFTDSICPGCARGCNIRIGVRNNEILRLEPRRNLRVNQYWMCDEGRLTQYGFVNHNRVDGAWLRRVSTEKPESVSWEEAYEAVASVLRRYKPSEIAIIGSGRLTNEDAYALVKFARTVLKTPNMDFPRREDPYFEDDFLRCRDRNPNTTGVVEIGLKPGAGGVNLVELPQKVRYGAVRVLYVVEEDVASISPELRQALEEAEIVIVHATNHNETTKRSHIVLATTTYAELEGTYTNIQRYVQLLRPAVATKERERYTGMQMSRWDKFGAWNDRWTHGPRRNCRQTWQHLKEIARLLGTLWKWHRSEDVFRELAQEVPSFSGMTYELLEAYQGVALGRGLAPEPVPAMRYESHVLKP
- the nuoH gene encoding NADH-quinone oxidoreductase subunit NuoH, with protein sequence MTELLVQLVVAGIKAFIVINTVLLAAAGLVYAERRIAAWIQDRIGPNRVGPFGLLQPFADVIKLYFKEDLVPALADRAYHRLAPWISITVALSLYAVIPIADSVVIGGQRIPLAIAPNINVGVLYILAMASIGVYGIVLAGWASNNKYSLLGGLRSSAQMISYELALGLSIVGVVMVAGTLDLAEIIARQQHVWNIVYQPLGFLLFLIASFAETNRAPFDLPEAEPELVGGYHTEYSGMKFGLFFLAEYSNMVVASLMMVVLFLGGWHVPFIPELPRWLGLQEGSIGLALFQAGVTLAKTAVLLFLFIWVRWTVPRFRYDQLMRLGWRVLLPLALLNIVLTGAVLLALEYVVR
- a CDS encoding NADH-quinone oxidoreductase subunit I, which codes for MNVKENTEAQRMSFWEKLYLPAIVQGLGITLRQMFKPKFTRQYPEERWEPLGSYRGRPVLVLDEDGERCVACGLCSRVCPALAIEVQAAETEREKERYPVKFEINMLRCIYCGYCEEVCPEEAIVMSKDYELVFEDRESAIFGKEQLLVPVEQLQDRLEFLRRYK
- a CDS encoding slipin family protein, encoding MELLVLLLLAVIFLSSALRVLNEYERGVVFRLGRLIGSKGPGLVLLIPFIDRMIKVSLRTVAMEVPSQDVITRDNVSIKVNAVVYFRVVDPERAINEVENYLFATSQIAQTTLRSVLGQSELDDILAEREKINRHLQEIIDSHTEPWGVKVTAVELKQIDLPVEMQRAMARQAEAERERRSKIISAEGEYQAAQRLAEAAQTIQQYPVALQLRFLQTLTEIASERNSTIVFPIPIDLLRPLIAGRTDQQSS
- a CDS encoding nodulation protein NfeD, with amino-acid sequence MPLLAPVLSLVATLSTQSSQPVVLVGTIEGAINPATAEYITMLLRTGKEQGAEAVILRLNTPGGLLESTRSIVQELLQSPIPVVVYIAPSGARAGSAGVFITLAAHVAVMAPGTNIGAAHPVGLGGESPDSVMANKITNDAAAFARSIAQQRKRNVRWAEDAVRRSISSTEREALREKVIDLIAPSLDSLLKVLDGRSVELPSGVRKLRTAEARIEEVQMNWRQRLLALLSNPDIAYILLMLGIYGLLFELYNPGAIVPGVVGAICLILGAYALQMLPVNYAGLALIAVSIVLFLLELKITSYGLLTLAGLISLLLGSIMLIDSPLEFMRISWSVILPTVIGSVVFFGWILGKGIQAQLRRPYSGGEGLIGLTAVVVERIMPDTRGRVRLMGELWWATAPQLIEPGTQVRIVRREGFVLHVEPIDAAQQLQSVTPDSS
- the xseB gene encoding exodeoxyribonuclease VII small subunit translates to MSENSSPSFESQLARLEEIVSLLDRGTLPLEQLLQLYEEAMQLIASCRQYLEQAELRVVQIRSAAFPTADEEGFPEPD
- the xseA gene encoding exodeoxyribonuclease VII large subunit, whose amino-acid sequence is MAIEIPTLSVGELTRQLQLLLEESFPYVRVRGEISNYKLHSSGHRYFTLKDETAQIACVLWRSRVLSFEPQDGMRVIAEGAITVRPQRGQYQLDCWSLRPDGIGSLYEAFERLKQELQARGWFAEERKRPLPRLILRIGIATSPSGAALHDMLTTLRRRMPAATVYFRPTLVQGEGAPADIAQAIADLNQTDAQVIIVGRGGGSLEDLWAFNTIEVAEAIYSSRIPVVSAVGHEVDYTIADFVADVRAPTPTAAAELVSQFGQQALLEWLDQSEQRLWKAASRALELGRTRLQWLSDHPAFRRFQERIHLAMQDVDELSERLARAVERGLQQARHRLAALEAHCQSLYPLAPLRRGFALLRAHGRYIPPDTSLQGLSRVEIIRLHERAFARLTHVLPLESDSVPSTVPTDGNSYEREQLSLL
- a CDS encoding V-type H(+)-translocating pyrophosphatase — protein: MVVSLLLAAGLLSLAVAIVFRQRVLAVSVEAGAASPEEARRLRDIADAIAEGAMAFLLREYRVLGLYMLGFAVLIALLIDDPLTPVREGVYTAIAFLCGAFCSVLAGFIGMRIATHGNVRTAASARISLAHAFRTAFHSGAVMGFGLAGIAIVGLVVVYLGLDAVLHGVEKRTVMEVLSGFALGGSSVALFARVGGGIYTKAADVGADLVGKVETGIPEDDPRNPAVIADNVGDNVGDIAGMGADLFGSVAESTCAALVIGAVAFPDNLPALLFPLAISAIGVLCSLIAVLLTRVRTEADVENALRRSLLIATVLLGIGAYVASQTMLPETFIIFGQQYTALGIFFCVLVGLVAGLLTGIVTDYFSSNRFRPVQQLADSARTGAATVIIGGLAVGYNSAIVPALLLALTAITGYTLGGMYGVAVAALGMLGTIATALTIDAYGPVADNAGGIAEMGGMGPEIRQRTDVLDAAGNTTAAIGKGFAIGSAALTALALFSAFVTRAQEFAPELDILHTTSLLDPWVLAGLLVGGVLPFAFSAMTMRAVGRAAFDMIEEVRRQFRTIPGLLEGKARADYRQCVDISTKASLREMVAPGLLVLGTPLVVGFLFGLKMLAGVLIGAIVSGVALATSMANSGAAWDNAKKYIEKGYLGGKGSEAHKAAVIGDTVGDPFKDTSGPSLNILIKLMAILSLVFVPFFVRFSLQLFQ